In the Malania oleifera isolate guangnan ecotype guangnan chromosome 1, ASM2987363v1, whole genome shotgun sequence genome, one interval contains:
- the LOC131157480 gene encoding probable histone chaperone ASF1A, whose translation MSAVSITNVTVLDNPTSFLSPLQFEISYECLAPLKDDLEWKLIYVGSAEDETYDQLLESVLVGPVNIGNYRFVLQADPPDPSKILEEDIIGVTVLMLTCSYLGQEFIRVGYYVNNEYDDEQLRQDPPQKVLIDRVQRSILSDKPRVTKFPINFHPEKSEGGDQAPKPDNPEDAGRNIDRQPTVPDHPFDEEGH comes from the exons ATGAGTGCTGTCAGCATCACGAACGTGACGGTTTTGGACAATCCGACGTCATTTTTGTCCCCCCTCCAGTTTGAAATCTCCTACGAGTGCTTGGCTCCTCTAAAAGATg ATTTGGAATGGAAACTGATCTACGTCGGATCAGCTGAGGATGAGACCTATGACCAACTTTTAGAGAGTGTACTTGTTGGGCCTGTCAATATTGGAAACTATCGCTTTGTTCTTCAG GCTGATCCACCAGACCCATCAAAAATCCTTGAAGAAGATATTATTGGTGTGACAGTGCTTATGTTGACATGTTCTTATTTGGGCCAGGAATTTATCCGAGTGGGCTACTATGTGAACAATGAGTATGATGATGAGCAGCTGAGGCAGGATCCTCCTCAAAAAGTGTTGATTGATAGGGTTCAAAGGAGCATCTTATCTGACAAACCTAGAGTGACAAAGTTCCCCATCAATTTCCACCCCGAGAAGAGCGAAGGTGGAGACCAAGCCCCTAAGCCTGATAATCCTGAAGATGCAGGCAGAAATATAGATCGGCAGCCCACTGTACCTGATCATCCTTTTGATGAAGAGGGACATTAA